In Temnothorax longispinosus isolate EJ_2023e chromosome 10, Tlon_JGU_v1, whole genome shotgun sequence, a single window of DNA contains:
- the LOC139820772 gene encoding uncharacterized protein translates to MKLPEDIKLKHAVINVLSMDNACFAWAVTAALHPAERHPERESSYPHYSTVLKLRDIEFPMTLKQIKQFERLNDISVNVYIIEGQKTSNVLPIRLTDRTSDKKHVNLLYMQDPRDDNVGHFAWIKHLSRLVSSQLSKKKNKKFFCDRCLHYFSSSMKLEAHTVECRKVNKCAIRLPSENNKWLSFKNHSRKERLPFVVYADLECVLQKTQPETEHASFAYQHHRVCSIAYYVQCSYDETLSTYRFRRDNDCVAWFVEELNGLAHRVKNILSDIVCMVDLTRDEWETFHSATKCHICEQQFAPDDNKVRDHCHLTGRYRGPAHSTCNLNYKDPHFIPVIFHNLSGYDAHFIIKEIAAAFEGSIDVLPITKEKYISFTKHVKDTAEISDSRSDIQLRFIDSYKFLSASLAKLASFLDNDKLKIIRSKFSALSDDDFKLLTRKGVFPYEYVDSVEKLEDTCLPPRDSFYSSLTGETVSESDYAHATNVWQRFSVRTLGEYSDLYLKTDVLLLADVFENFRDSCVASYGLDPAYYYTLPGFTWDAMLKHTCIKFELLTDIDMVMFVERGIRGGLSQCSGRYAKANNKYMESYDSSKPSSYLMYFDVNNLYGWAMCKPLPYAEFRWVEDASNFDVNAIALDSPTGYILEVDLEYPQDKHDAHADLPFCPMRDKPPGKRQDKLLATLHDKERYVIHYRNLQQCMRHGLRVTKIHRVLQFAQSEWLCSYIELNTKFRTQAKNEFEKTLYKLMNNAVFGKTMENVRNHVDVKLVTKWEGRYGAEAMIARPNFHSSSVFSENLVAIELRKLEVKFNKPIYVGMCILDLSKVCLYEFHHEYMSPLYRDSCRIMYTDTDSLIYHIKCDDAYENMKHDIARFDTSDYAVDNAYDMPLVNKKVPGLMKDENNGAIMTEFVGLRAKMYALRVDGKKVCKKAKGVKSNVIARTITFDDYTRCLNDEIEMTRPQSCIRSKMHEVYTISETKIALSPYDDKRYIVPDSTDTLPWGHYRIPL, encoded by the exons ATGAAATTGCCTGAAGACATTAAATTGAAGCACGCGGTGATCAATGTGCTGTCTATGGACAATGCGTGTTTTGCGTGGGCCGTGACGGCTGCTTTGCATCCAGCCGAAAGACATCCAGAACGGGAATCTTCATACCCGCATTATTCAACGGTACTGAAGTTACGAGACATTGAGTTCCCAATGACGTTGAAGCAAATTAAACAGTTCGAACGACTCAACGATATATCCGTCAATGTCTATATCATCGAGGGACAGAAGACTTCAAACGTTCTCCCGATACGGCTTACCGACCGCACGAGTGATAAAAAACATGTGAATCTGCTGTACATGCAGGACCCACGAGACGACAATGTTGGACATTTCGCGTGGATTAAACATCTATCCCGCCTCGTGAGCTCGCAATtgagcaagaaaaagaacaaaaaatttttttgcgatcg ATGTCTTCACTACTTTAGTTCGAGCATGAAATTGGAAGCCCACACCGTGGAATGTCGAAAGGTAAACAAATGCGCAATCCGACTACCGAGCGAGAACAACAAGTGGCTCAGCTTCAAGAACCACAGCAGGAAAGAGCGACTTCCCTTCGTGGTGTACGCCGATCTGGAGTGCGTGCTGCAGAAGACACAACCGGAGACGGAACACGCGTCATTCGCCTATCAACATCATCGGGTATGTAGTATAGCATACTACGTACAGTGCTCATACGACGAAACGTTATCAACGTAtcgatttcgtcgcgataacgaCTGCGTCGCGTGGTTCGTCGAGGAACTCAACGGATTGGCGCATCGCGTAAAGAACATCTTGTCCGACATTGTATGCATGGTAGACctaacgcgagacgagtgggagACATTTCACAGCGCGACGAAATGTCACATATGCGAACAACAATTCGCGCCTGATGATAATAAAGTGCGCGATCATTGCCACCTGACCGGGCGGTACAGAGGTCCAGCACACTCGACGTGCAATCTGAATTATAAAGATCCTCACTTCATCCCagtaatatttcacaatctGTCGGGCTATGACGCGCACTTTATTATCAAGGAGATAGCTGCCGCGTTCGAAGGCTCAATCGATGTACTGCCTATAACAAAGGAAAAGTACATCTCATTTACTAAACACGTGAAAGACACCGCGGAAATATCTGATTCGCGAAGCGATATACAGTTAAGATTCATCGACTCATACAAATTTCTGAGCGCGAGTCTCGCAAAATTGGCATCCTTCTtagataatgataaattaaaaattatacgatcaaaattttccgcgttatccGACGACGATTTCAAATTATTGACGCGAAAAGGTGTCTTTCCATACGAATATGTGGACAGCGTCGAAAAGCTGGAGGATACGTGTTTACCGCCGCGCGATTCATTTTACAGTTCCTTGACCGGTGAAaccgtatccgagagcgattacgcgcacgccaCGAACGTATGGCAGCGATTCTCCGTTCGAACCCTGGGCGAATACAGTGATCTATACCTGAAAACCgatgtcttgctgttggccgacgtgtttgaaaatttccgCGACAGCTGCGTCGCGAGTTACGGACTTGATCCCGCGTACTACTACACTTTACCAGGCTTTACGTGGGACGCCATGTTGAAACATACATGTATCAAATTTGAACTGCTGACcgacattgacatggtcatgttTGTCGAACGTGGTATTCGTGGCGGGCTGAGTCAATGTTCCGGCAGATACGCGAAGGCCAACAACAAGTATATGGAGTCGTACGATTCAtcgaaaccgtcgtcgtacctAATGTACTTCGATGTCAACAACTTGTACGGCTGGGCGATGTGTAAGCCACTGCCCTACGCGGAGTTTCGATGGGTCGAAGACGCGTCAAATTTCGACGTTAACGCGATCGCTTTGGATTCGCCTACGGGCTATATTCTCGAGGTCGATCTCGAGTATCCGCAGGATAAACATGACGCGCACGCtgacctaccgttctgtccgatGCGCGATAAACCGCCCGGCAAACGGCAGGACAAACTTCTCGCCACGCTGCACGATAAGGAGCGTTACGTCATCCATTATCGCAATCTGCAACAGTGCATGCGTCATGGCCTTCGCGTCACTAAAATACATCGCGTATTGCAATTCGCTCAATCTGAGTGGCTCTGCTCTTACATCGAACTCAATACAAAATTCAGGACACAGGCAAAAAATGAGTtcgaaaaaacattatataaattaatgaataacgcTGTTTTTGGAAAAACAATGGAGAATGTACGAAACCACGTCGATGTAAAATTAGTGACGAAGTGGGAGGgtagatacggcgcggaggcaATGATCGCGCGACCGAATTTCCACAGCAGTAGCGTGTTTTCTGAAAATCTGGTAGCCATCGAACTTCGCAAACTCGAGGTGAAATTCAACAAACCGATCTACGTCGGCATGTGCATTCTCGACTTGTCGAAGGTGTGCCTGTACGAATTTCACCACGAATACATGTCTCCCCTGTACCGCGACTCGTGTAGAATCATGTATACCGACACGGACAGTTTGATTTATCATATCAAGTGCGACGACGCGTACGAGAACATGAAACATGATATAGCTCGGTTCGACACAAGTGACTACGCGGTAGATAACGCTTATGATATGCCTctcgtcaataaaaaagtgcCGGGCCTGATGAAGGATGAAAACAATGGGGCCATTATGACCGAATTCGTTGGACTTAGGGCGAAAATGTACGCCTTGCGAGTCGATGGCaaaaaagtttgtaaaaaagCGAAAGGTGTCAAAAGTAACGTCATCGCGCGCACCATCACATTCGACGACTACACGCGATGTTTGAACGATGAGATCGAAATGACTCGACCGCAGTCGTGCATACGATCGAAAATGCACGAAGTGTACACTATTAGCGAGACGAAAATCGCTCTGAGTCCGTACGACGATAAGCGATATATCGTGCCGGATTCGACCGATACGTTGCCGTGGGGACATTACCGAATACCTTTGTAA